One window from the genome of Onychomys torridus chromosome 20, mOncTor1.1, whole genome shotgun sequence encodes:
- the Btg1 gene encoding protein BTG1: MHPFYTRAATMIGEIAAAVSFISKFLRTKGLTSERQLQTFSQSLQELLAEHYKHHWFPEKPCKGSGYRCIRINHKMDPLIGQAAQRIGLSSQELFRLLPSELTLWVDPYEVSYRIGEDGSICVLYEASPAGGSTPNTSGNVQMVDSRISCKEELLLGRTSPSKNYNMMTVSG; the protein is encoded by the exons ATGCATCCCTTCTACACCCGGGCCGCCACCATGATAGGCGAGATCGCCGCCGCGGTGTCCTTCATCTCCAAGTTCCTCCGCACCAAGGGGCTCACGAGCGAGCGGCAGCTGCAGACCTTCAGCCAGAGCCTGCAGGAACTGCTGGCAG aACATTACAAACATCACTGGTTCCCAGAAAAGCCGTGCAAGGGATCAGGTTACCGCTGCATCCGCATCAACCATAAGATGGACCCTCTGATTGGACAGGCAGCCCAGCGGATTGGACTTAGCAGTCAAGAGTTGTTCAGGCTTCTCCCAAGCGAACTCACACTCTGGGTGGACCCCTACGAAGTGTCCTACCGGATTGGAGAGGACGGCTCCATCTGTGTGCTGTACGAAGCCTCGCCAGCAGGAGGTAGCACTCCGAACACCAGCGGGAACGTGCAAATGGTAGACAGCAGAATCAGCTGTAAGGAGGAACTTCTCTTGGGCAGAACAAGCCCTTCCAAAAACTACAATATGATGACTGTATCAGGTTAA